From Megalobrama amblycephala isolate DHTTF-2021 linkage group LG8, ASM1881202v1, whole genome shotgun sequence, the proteins below share one genomic window:
- the kcnj3b gene encoding G protein-activated inward rectifier potassium channel 1 codes for MSALRKKFGDDYQVVTTSSSGGGFNQAPEKKKKRQRFVDKNGRCNVQHGNLGGETSRYLSDLFTTLVDLKWRWNLFIFILTYTVAWLFMASMWWVIAFIRGDLNQTHDDKYTPCVANVYNFPSAFLFFIETEATIGYGYRYITDKCPEGIILFLFQSILGSIVDAFLIGCMFIKMSQPKKRAETLMFSEHAAISMRDGKLTLMFRVGNLRNSHMVSAQIRCKLLKSRQTPEGEFLPLDQLELDVGFSTGADQLFLVSPLTICHVIDSKSPFYDLSLRSMQTEQFEIVVILEGIVETTGMTCQARTSYTEDEVLWGHRFYPVISLEEGFFKVDYSQFHGTFEVPTPPHSVKEQEESLLLSSPLTAPSLCHSAGGVTEGSGTLEGLELQSDAETGSINIATPMPTTKMPAKFQKLTGRDAPIRDGMPRKLLRMSSEITYNLGDLPVKLQRISSAPGVAEERLQPISAMLSPMEDRLAPKLGLVGGTEHISQSVTDLPPKLQRLAGGGVGGVGIGGRMDGHLPPKLRKMNSERFTGLSLK; via the exons ATGTCAGCGTTGCGGAAAAAATTTGGGGATGATTATCAGGTGGTGACCACCTCGTCCAGCGGCGGCGGGTTCAACCAGGCCCCCGAGAAGAAAAAGAAACGTCAGCGCTTCGTGGACAAGAACGGCCGATGTAACGTCCAGCACGGGAACCTGGGAGGAGAAACCAGCCGGTACCTGTCGGACCTGTTCACCACACTCGTGGACCTCAAATGGCGCTGGAATCTATTCATCTTCATCCTCACCTACACGGTGGCGTGGCTCTTCATGGCTTCTATGTGGTGGGTCATTGCCTTTATACGCGGAGACCTGAACCAGACCCACGATGACAAGTACACACCGTGCGTGGCCAATGTGTACAACTTTCCCTCCGCTTTTCTGTTCTTCATCGAAACCGAGGCCACTATCGGATACGGTTACCGCTACATTACAGACAAGTGTCCGGAAGGCATCATTCTCTTCCTCTTCCAGTCCATCCTAGGCTCTATAGTGGACGCTTTTCTGATCGGTTGCATGTTCATCAAGATGTCCCAGCCGAAGAAACGCGCGGAGACGCTGATGTTCAGCGAGCACGCGGCTATTTCCATGCGTGACGGCAAACTGACCCTGATGTTCCGAGTGGGTAACCTGCGGAACAGCCATATGGTCTCCGCGCAAATACGCTGTAAACTACTCAAA TCCCGTCAGACTCCTGAAGGCGAGTTTTTGCCTCTGGATCAACTTGAGCTGGACGTTGGTTTCAGTACCGGAGCCGACCAGCTTTTCTTGGTGTCTCCTCTTACAATCTGCCATGTGATCGACTCCAAAAGCCCATTCTACGACCTTTCGCTCAGGTCCATGCAAACAGAGCAATTTGAGATCGTGGTTATCTTAGAGGGGATCGTGGAGACCACCG GCATGACATGCCAGGCTCGCACTTCGTACACTGAGGACGAGGTTCTGTGGGGTCACCGTTTCTACCCGGTAATTTCTCTGGAGGAGGGTTTCTTCAAGGTCGACTATTCGCAGTTTCACGGCACTTTTGAGGTTCCCACACCTCCGCACAGTGTTAAAGAACAGGAGGAGAGTTTGCTCCTGTCATCTCCTCTGACGGCCCCCTCTCTGTGCCACAGCGCCGGTGGGGTGACGGAGGGCAGCGGTACTCTGGAAGGTCTGGAACTTCAGAGCGATGCAGAAACGGGCTCCATCAATATAGCAACGCCCATGCCCACCACCAAAATGCCCGCCAAATTTCAAAAGCTTACGGGACGGGACGCCCCCATCCGGGACGGAATGCCCCGCAAGCTTCTGCGCATGAGCTCGGAGATCACCTACAACCTGGGTGACCTGCCCGTCAAACTCCAGCGAATCAGCTCGGCTCCGGGTGTGGCAGAAGAGAGGCTTCAGCCAATCAGTGCTATGCTGAGCCCCATGGAGGACAGACTGGCTCCCAAGCTGGGCTTGGTGGGCGGGACTGAACACATCAGCCAATCAGTGACAGATCTACCGCCGAAATTGCAAAGGTTGGCTGGAGGGGGGGTGGGTGGAGTCGGAATCGGAGGACGAATGGATGGACATCTGCCTCCcaaactgagaaaaatgaatTCGGAGAGGTTCACGGGCTTGAGTTTAAAATGA